One Candidatus Planktophila limnetica DNA segment encodes these proteins:
- the rsmA gene encoding 16S rRNA (adenine(1518)-N(6)/adenine(1519)-N(6))-dimethyltransferase RsmA, producing MTLLGAAQIRELAEELGIKPAKSLGQNFVIDANVCRKIVRIAGVTSSDVALEIGPGLGSLTLALLEEAKSVIAVEIDERLATRLPQTVETHNQSTAAFRVIHQDALQLQSLPESPTVLVANLPYNVSVPVLLRMLEIFPTLKSGVVMVQAEVADRLAAKPGTKEYGIPSVKAAWWADLGGAGSISRSVFWPVPGVDSKLVSFTRHQPLGDEELRKKVFILIDAAFAQRRKMLRSALSSIYGSSGAAEEVLNKAGIDPTLRGESLLVNDFCTIARLGF from the coding sequence ATGACACTGCTCGGTGCAGCACAAATTCGTGAGTTAGCAGAAGAACTAGGAATTAAACCTGCTAAATCACTCGGGCAAAACTTTGTGATTGATGCCAATGTCTGCAGAAAAATAGTTCGCATCGCTGGCGTGACAAGTTCTGATGTTGCTCTAGAAATTGGACCTGGATTGGGTTCACTCACCCTTGCCCTACTTGAAGAAGCTAAATCAGTTATCGCAGTTGAAATTGATGAACGTTTAGCGACCCGATTGCCACAAACTGTTGAAACGCATAATCAAAGTACTGCGGCGTTTAGAGTTATTCATCAGGATGCATTGCAACTTCAATCACTTCCTGAATCGCCAACAGTTCTAGTGGCTAATTTGCCTTACAACGTTTCAGTTCCTGTCTTGCTACGTATGTTAGAAATATTTCCAACACTTAAATCCGGTGTTGTTATGGTGCAGGCAGAAGTGGCAGATCGATTAGCCGCAAAGCCTGGGACAAAAGAATATGGAATACCTTCTGTTAAAGCCGCGTGGTGGGCAGATCTCGGTGGCGCAGGGTCGATTTCGCGTTCAGTTTTTTGGCCAGTGCCAGGTGTTGATTCAAAGTTAGTTTCATTTACGCGCCACCAACCATTGGGTGATGAGGAGTTACGAAAGAAAGTTTTCATTTTAATTGATGCTGCCTTTGCTCAACGCAGGAAAATGTTGCGCTCAGCTCTTTCGAGTATTTACGGTTCCTCAGGGGCGGCAGAAGAAGTTCTAAATAAAGCAGGAATCGATCCGACACTTAGAGGCGAATCACTCTTAGTTAATGATTTTTGTACAATTGCACGATTAGGGTTTTAA
- a CDS encoding 4-(cytidine 5'-diphospho)-2-C-methyl-D-erythritol kinase, which translates to MPIRSVTVRVPAKVNLQLSVGPRELDGYHQLVTVFQAISIFDDVIIKIAEPGSGIHLTITGDQTHGVPTDATNLVVQAAELIAQKFEIDIDAHIEVKKSIPVAGGMAGGSADAAAAIVAIDELYNLDMTRDEMHEIAAQLGSDVPFLLSGGTAIGQGRGDQLTAALSRGTYHWVLALSSVGLSTPAIYSECDRLRQGLDISEPQISDALMQALLAADPKGVGNLLVNDLQPAACSLRPALRLILDVGQEYGALGAIVSGSGPTVAFLVSDEEHGLDLAVALSASGVVGSVTRAFGPVHGAKVIESH; encoded by the coding sequence GTGCCAATTCGATCTGTGACCGTAAGAGTGCCTGCAAAAGTTAACTTGCAACTATCGGTTGGCCCACGCGAATTAGATGGATATCACCAGCTCGTAACTGTCTTTCAAGCAATCTCAATTTTTGATGATGTGATTATAAAAATTGCTGAGCCAGGATCAGGTATTCATCTAACTATTACTGGGGATCAGACTCATGGCGTTCCAACAGATGCCACAAATTTAGTCGTGCAAGCCGCCGAACTTATTGCGCAAAAGTTTGAAATAGATATTGACGCCCACATAGAAGTTAAGAAATCTATCCCTGTTGCAGGTGGAATGGCAGGCGGTAGCGCTGATGCGGCTGCGGCCATCGTTGCAATAGATGAGTTATATAACTTAGACATGACACGAGATGAGATGCATGAGATTGCAGCGCAGTTAGGAAGCGATGTTCCATTTCTTCTCAGTGGCGGTACTGCAATTGGACAAGGCAGGGGCGATCAACTTACTGCAGCACTTTCGCGCGGCACTTATCACTGGGTTTTAGCACTTTCTAGCGTTGGACTTTCAACGCCAGCGATTTACAGCGAGTGTGATCGATTACGCCAAGGATTAGATATCAGTGAGCCACAAATTAGTGATGCGCTGATGCAAGCACTCTTAGCCGCTGATCCAAAAGGTGTTGGAAATTTACTAGTAAATGATTTACAACCTGCTGCGTGTTCTCTTCGACCTGCACTTCGTTTAATTCTAGATGTCGGACAAGAATATGGAGCACTCGGTGCAATTGTTTCTGGGTCTGGTCCAACAGTTGCATTCTTGGTATCAGATGAAGAACATGGTTTGGATTTAGCAGTTGCGCTCAGTGCATCCGGTGTTGTCGGAAGTGTTACACGAGCGTTTGGCCCAGTTCATGGAGCCAAAGTTATTGAGTCACATTAA
- a CDS encoding MarR family winged helix-turn-helix transcriptional regulator gives MRDEVDRLIAAWKAQRPDLDLSPLGVLSRITRISRHLDIERRNAFADLDTWGFDVLASLRRAGAPYQLSPSQLMQETLVTSGTMTNRLDRLEELELITRKQDPADGRGSLVTLTKAGVRAVDAAMEELLDRERNFLAPLTSDEKKELARLLSVIAAQFEDEI, from the coding sequence ATGCGTGATGAAGTAGATCGCCTCATCGCCGCTTGGAAGGCACAGCGTCCAGATCTGGATTTATCACCACTTGGAGTCCTCAGCCGTATCACTCGAATTTCTCGACACTTAGATATTGAAAGACGTAATGCATTCGCTGATTTAGATACATGGGGCTTTGATGTATTAGCTTCACTTCGTCGCGCAGGTGCGCCATATCAACTTTCACCGAGTCAACTCATGCAAGAAACTTTGGTGACAAGCGGAACGATGACAAATCGATTAGACCGCCTTGAAGAGTTAGAACTTATTACTCGAAAGCAAGATCCCGCAGATGGTCGCGGTTCACTGGTAACTCTGACAAAAGCAGGCGTGCGAGCAGTAGATGCTGCAATGGAAGAACTCTTAGATCGCGAAAGAAACTTTTTAGCCCCATTAACAAGTGATGAAAAGAAAGAACTTGCTCGATTGCTCAGCGTTATTGCTGCTCAATTTGAAGATGAAATTTAA
- the glmU gene encoding bifunctional UDP-N-acetylglucosamine diphosphorylase/glucosamine-1-phosphate N-acetyltransferase GlmU — protein MTPPKGTDSSLECAIILAAGEGTRMKSSLPKVLHEVAGRTLVGHVLHAVQGLSPQQIRVVVGSGREKVEEHIAAISPKAVTVFQEKRGGTGHATQLALAGISPKGSVLVLAGDTPLLTTQSLSQLISFHHNGGFSASVMTAEHPDPTGYGRIIRADDGSLLRIVEEKDATDADKIIFEVNSGVYIFDGALLASAITKLTANNSQGELYLTDVLEIMRQAGGEVAAALIDDYVETLGVNDREQLAESGAYLRDRINSDLMRAGVTITDPTTTWIDATATIESDVTIYPGTAILGNTTIKSGAIIGPRTTLESCTVLEGARVVESNCHEAVIGKDAQVGPYSYLRKGTKLGSGSKAGAFVEIKNSTVGDGSKVPHLSYVGDAKIGEGTNIGAATVFVNYDGVEKHETIVGDHVRIGSDSMLIAPVTIGDGAYTAAGSVISEDVPPGAIGVGRSRQRNVLGWVLRKRSGTKSAEAAARHAGSENGHKRG, from the coding sequence ATGACGCCACCAAAGGGCACAGACTCATCACTTGAGTGCGCGATTATCCTTGCCGCCGGCGAAGGAACGCGTATGAAATCTTCGCTGCCAAAAGTTTTACATGAAGTTGCTGGTCGCACATTAGTCGGACATGTTTTACACGCAGTACAAGGTTTATCTCCTCAACAGATAAGAGTCGTCGTTGGTTCAGGACGTGAAAAAGTTGAAGAACATATTGCAGCAATTTCGCCGAAAGCCGTAACTGTGTTTCAAGAAAAGCGCGGCGGCACGGGGCATGCAACACAACTGGCGCTCGCTGGAATTTCACCAAAAGGCTCTGTACTTGTATTAGCTGGAGATACTCCACTGCTCACAACACAATCACTTTCACAACTTATTTCATTTCACCACAACGGTGGGTTTAGTGCATCTGTTATGACAGCAGAGCATCCAGATCCCACCGGGTATGGCCGAATTATTCGAGCCGATGATGGCTCACTTCTTCGCATCGTAGAAGAAAAAGATGCAACGGATGCTGACAAAATAATCTTTGAAGTAAATTCTGGGGTTTATATCTTCGATGGAGCGTTACTCGCTTCGGCAATAACAAAGCTCACGGCAAATAATTCTCAAGGCGAACTCTATTTAACTGATGTTCTAGAGATCATGCGCCAAGCAGGTGGGGAAGTCGCAGCCGCCCTTATCGATGATTACGTCGAAACTCTTGGTGTTAACGATCGCGAACAGCTAGCTGAAAGTGGAGCATATTTACGCGATCGAATTAATAGCGACCTCATGCGAGCTGGGGTGACAATTACAGATCCAACAACAACGTGGATTGATGCAACTGCCACTATTGAAAGTGATGTAACTATTTATCCAGGAACAGCAATACTTGGAAATACAACTATTAAATCTGGCGCCATTATTGGCCCACGCACAACACTGGAATCCTGCACAGTCCTTGAAGGCGCTCGTGTTGTCGAATCTAATTGCCATGAAGCAGTTATTGGGAAAGATGCGCAGGTTGGCCCTTATTCATACTTACGTAAAGGGACAAAACTTGGCAGCGGATCAAAAGCAGGTGCCTTTGTTGAAATCAAGAATTCAACAGTGGGCGATGGCTCAAAAGTTCCACATCTTTCATATGTGGGGGATGCAAAAATTGGTGAAGGCACCAATATCGGGGCTGCAACAGTCTTTGTTAATTACGATGGCGTGGAAAAGCATGAAACTATCGTTGGAGATCATGTCCGAATCGGAAGCGATTCGATGTTGATTGCACCAGTGACAATTGGTGATGGGGCATACACAGCAGCGGGTTCTGTAATTTCTGAAGATGTCCCACCTGGAGCAATTGGAGTTGGTAGATCACGCCAGCGAAATGTCTTAGGCTGGGTCTTGCGTAAACGTTCTGGCACAAAATCTGCCGAAGCTGCTGCGCGTCACGCTGGCAGTGAAAACGGACATAAGAGAGGCTAA
- a CDS encoding ribose-phosphate diphosphokinase — translation MSELRLASEKRLRLFSGRGFPELAEAVAQELGVPITPTSAYDFANGEIFVRFEESVRGCDAFVLQSHSAPVNKQIMEQLIMVDALKRASAKRITVVAPFYGYARQDKKHRGREPISARLMADLFKAAGADRLMVVDLHTSQIQGFFDGPVDHLFALPMLADYVGSKVDRSRLTIVSPDSGRVRVAERWSDLLGGCPIAFIHKTRDPRIPNESIVGRVVGDVEGQTCVVIDDMIDTAGTITKAVDALFEAGAKEVIIAATHAVLSGPAIERLRNSRASEVVVTNTLPITEEQKFDNLTVLSIAPLLGRAIREVFEDGSVTSLFDGHS, via the coding sequence ATGAGCGAACTCCGGCTAGCATCTGAAAAACGGTTAAGACTATTTTCAGGCCGCGGATTTCCGGAGTTAGCAGAAGCAGTCGCACAAGAACTCGGTGTTCCAATTACACCAACGTCTGCTTATGACTTTGCAAATGGCGAAATATTTGTTCGCTTCGAAGAGAGTGTTCGTGGATGCGATGCATTCGTATTGCAGTCTCACTCTGCTCCAGTAAATAAACAAATCATGGAACAACTCATCATGGTTGATGCACTCAAGCGCGCATCCGCAAAACGAATCACAGTTGTCGCACCTTTTTATGGTTACGCACGTCAGGATAAGAAGCACCGCGGACGCGAACCTATTTCTGCGCGATTGATGGCAGATTTATTTAAGGCAGCTGGCGCCGATCGATTGATGGTTGTAGATCTTCACACATCACAAATTCAAGGTTTCTTTGACGGACCAGTGGATCACTTATTCGCACTTCCAATGCTTGCAGATTACGTTGGATCTAAAGTTGATCGCTCACGACTAACAATTGTTTCTCCAGACTCTGGACGAGTTCGCGTGGCAGAACGTTGGTCTGATTTACTCGGTGGATGTCCAATCGCTTTTATTCACAAAACCCGTGATCCACGCATTCCAAATGAATCAATCGTCGGACGTGTCGTCGGAGATGTTGAAGGTCAAACCTGCGTTGTAATTGATGACATGATCGATACTGCGGGCACAATTACTAAAGCAGTGGACGCACTCTTTGAAGCAGGTGCTAAAGAAGTCATCATTGCAGCAACTCACGCAGTTCTTTCAGGACCTGCAATTGAAAGACTGAGAAATTCTCGCGCAAGTGAAGTCGTTGTCACTAATACTCTGCCAATAACAGAGGAGCAAAAATTCGATAACCTCACAGTTCTCTCGATTGCACCGCTTCTTGGTCGCGCAATCCGAGAGGTCTTCGAAGATGGATCTGTTACCAGCCTCTTTGATGGCCATTCATAA
- a CDS encoding 50S ribosomal protein L25/general stress protein Ctc: MAEITINGIRRTEFGKGASRRARRDGLVPAVIYGHGEKPSHITLPARELGVALKTSNVLLDIVVDGKTELTLPKAIVRHPIKLTLDHIDLVIVRRGEKVVVSVPVHATGEYDRDGILEHVNNTIEVETEATSIPSHLDLDIAGLVAGTSKYAADVVLPAGVVLISDPKMIVVHLSERSTAVEEVVVPAADAAAPAEGAPAADASAEKKDA, translated from the coding sequence ATGGCTGAGATCACCATCAACGGAATTCGTCGTACTGAATTCGGTAAAGGCGCATCACGTCGTGCACGTCGCGATGGATTAGTTCCAGCTGTGATCTATGGTCACGGAGAGAAGCCATCTCACATCACTCTTCCAGCACGCGAATTAGGCGTTGCACTTAAAACTTCAAACGTACTTCTAGACATTGTTGTAGATGGCAAAACTGAACTCACACTTCCTAAAGCAATTGTTCGCCATCCAATCAAATTAACTCTTGATCACATTGACCTAGTCATTGTTCGTCGTGGTGAAAAAGTTGTTGTATCTGTTCCAGTTCACGCAACTGGTGAATACGATCGCGATGGAATTCTTGAGCACGTTAACAACACAATTGAAGTTGAGACAGAAGCAACTTCTATTCCTTCTCACCTTGACCTCGATATTGCAGGTTTGGTTGCGGGTACATCTAAGTACGCAGCAGATGTAGTTCTTCCAGCAGGAGTAGTACTAATTTCTGATCCTAAGATGATCGTGGTTCACCTATCAGAGCGTTCAACAGCAGTTGAAGAAGTTGTTGTTCCTGCAGCAGATGCTGCTGCTCCAGCTGAAGGCGCACCTGCAGCAGATGCTTCTGCTGAGAAGAAGGATGCTTAA
- the pth gene encoding aminoacyl-tRNA hydrolase, with protein sequence MVWLVIGLGNPGPEYAATRHNVGQMVVDELAKRYKVKWSSHKSRNDVAAFKIGVGENAQSVIIAKSKSYMNETGGPAKALASFYKVEPDHIIALHDELDIAYSTIRSKLAGGDNGHNGLKSMTSAFGSADYFRVRLGIGRPMGSQDPADFVLKAFSVAEKKTLPEFIDRGCDVVESLITNGLEETQSRFNS encoded by the coding sequence ATGGTTTGGTTAGTAATTGGACTCGGTAATCCGGGTCCAGAGTATGCAGCAACTCGCCACAACGTTGGCCAGATGGTTGTTGACGAGCTAGCCAAACGTTATAAAGTTAAATGGTCTTCACATAAATCACGCAATGATGTTGCTGCTTTCAAAATTGGTGTGGGCGAGAATGCACAATCAGTAATCATTGCAAAATCAAAGAGTTATATGAATGAAACTGGTGGACCTGCAAAGGCGCTGGCATCTTTTTATAAAGTAGAACCTGATCACATAATCGCCTTACATGATGAATTAGATATTGCGTATTCAACAATTCGCTCAAAACTAGCCGGTGGCGATAATGGTCACAATGGTCTGAAATCTATGACATCGGCTTTCGGTAGCGCTGATTACTTCAGAGTCCGCTTAGGTATCGGTCGTCCTATGGGTTCACAAGATCCTGCAGACTTTGTCTTAAAGGCATTTTCTGTCGCTGAGAAAAAAACTCTGCCAGAATTTATAGATCGTGGATGTGATGTGGTTGAGTCCTTAATTACCAATGGCTTAGAAGAAACGCAATCACGCTTTAATAGCTAA
- the ppc gene encoding phosphoenolpyruvate carboxylase, translating into MQDYAAAIGNDGTGLRADVRKLGDLLGESLVRQEGQDLLELVEAVRKAVKDGGGDELLSTLSIDQSVQLVRAFSTYFNLANVAEQVHRARVLADARAQGGSWMAKAVDKIAAAQSAKLAGHEFSTEDVTRWINELMVRPVFTAHPTEAARRSLLNKLGRVAKLLDEPSTPAQRTQLAEIIDVLWQTDELRVGRPEPLDEAMNALYYLDDLFKLTIPEVLSDFKNEIKRLGVDLPLDARPLSFGSWIGGDRDGNPNITASVTESAMLLQVGHAIRVTIAAMDELRQMLSVSTRITGVNKALLDSVEEDLKHIPEFEERFKRLNVQEPYRLKATAIVHRLGFTRNRHASGGAHVAHRDYNSTAELLADLALMRDSLLENRGELMATGLLERTMRTVSAFGLTHATLDVREHSDAHHHTLAFALGDSYKSKNHQERFAVLASELASSKNLDFGKCDERAQKTLDTFNAIFEIVKRFGPESIETYIVSMTKGSDDLLAAVVLAKQTGLVNLSANTAVIGFAPLLETVAELRASGEILETLLSDPGYRKIVELRGNLQEIMLGYSDSNKDAGIATSQWEIHRAQRKLRDVAIKHGVKLRLFHGRGGSVGRGGGPTYDALVALPWGSIDGQIKMTEQGEVISDKYALASLARENIELMLAASLEATVLNRAPRQSQESLDKWNSCMELISENSFTRYRSLIDHPDLPAYFYASTPVEQLGEMMLGSRPSRRPDAAGGLDSLRAIPWVFGWTQSRQIVPGWFGVGSGLKAAREAGKSDVIQEMLANWHFFHTFISNVEMTLAKTDLEMAKRYVQALVPKELHHFLDVIAEEFKLTCEEILKVTKKDSLLGDQPILARTLQVRDAYLAPLHLLQVNLLERVRDHDGEVDPMLQRALLLTINGVAAGLRNTG; encoded by the coding sequence ATGCAAGATTACGCAGCTGCCATCGGCAATGATGGCACTGGTTTGCGCGCCGATGTTCGAAAACTCGGTGACTTACTAGGTGAATCACTCGTTCGCCAAGAAGGACAAGATTTACTTGAATTAGTAGAAGCAGTTCGCAAGGCAGTTAAAGATGGTGGCGGAGACGAACTCTTATCAACTTTATCTATAGATCAATCCGTGCAACTCGTTCGTGCCTTTAGTACATATTTCAATTTAGCTAACGTTGCAGAACAAGTTCACCGTGCAAGAGTTCTAGCCGATGCCAGAGCACAAGGTGGATCTTGGATGGCAAAAGCAGTAGATAAAATCGCTGCCGCGCAAAGTGCCAAATTAGCCGGACATGAATTTTCAACAGAAGATGTAACGCGCTGGATTAATGAATTAATGGTGCGACCAGTATTTACTGCTCACCCAACTGAAGCTGCCAGACGTTCTTTGTTGAACAAATTAGGCCGGGTTGCAAAACTTCTCGATGAACCAAGTACTCCTGCGCAACGTACTCAATTAGCCGAAATTATCGACGTGTTATGGCAAACCGATGAACTACGTGTGGGGCGCCCAGAGCCACTAGATGAAGCGATGAATGCGCTGTATTACCTCGATGATTTGTTCAAATTAACAATTCCTGAAGTGCTTAGTGATTTTAAGAATGAAATCAAACGACTTGGGGTGGATCTACCACTCGATGCTCGTCCACTTTCATTCGGAAGTTGGATCGGTGGAGACCGTGATGGAAATCCAAACATCACCGCCTCGGTTACAGAGTCTGCAATGTTGTTACAAGTTGGTCATGCGATTCGAGTAACTATTGCAGCAATGGATGAATTGCGTCAGATGCTCTCTGTTTCAACCCGCATCACCGGTGTGAACAAAGCGCTATTAGATTCCGTGGAAGAAGATCTCAAACATATTCCAGAGTTTGAAGAGCGCTTTAAACGCTTAAATGTTCAAGAGCCATATCGTTTGAAAGCAACTGCAATTGTGCATCGTCTTGGTTTTACTCGTAATCGTCATGCATCGGGTGGCGCACACGTTGCGCATCGCGATTACAACAGCACCGCAGAACTATTGGCAGACCTTGCTTTGATGCGCGATTCATTACTGGAAAATCGCGGAGAACTTATGGCAACTGGATTACTTGAGCGAACAATGCGTACGGTTTCAGCCTTTGGTCTTACACATGCAACTCTTGATGTTCGTGAGCACTCTGATGCACATCACCACACACTCGCTTTTGCATTGGGTGATTCATATAAGAGCAAGAATCATCAAGAGCGTTTCGCTGTGCTTGCAAGTGAGCTTGCGTCATCAAAGAACTTAGATTTTGGGAAGTGTGATGAACGTGCTCAAAAAACCCTAGATACTTTTAATGCTATCTTTGAAATCGTTAAACGCTTTGGACCAGAATCCATTGAAACGTACATAGTTTCCATGACGAAGGGTTCTGATGATTTGTTAGCCGCAGTTGTTTTAGCTAAACAAACCGGACTTGTAAATCTATCTGCAAACACAGCGGTAATTGGTTTTGCTCCACTGCTTGAAACTGTTGCCGAATTGCGCGCGTCAGGTGAAATTCTGGAAACTTTGCTGAGTGATCCTGGATACAGAAAGATCGTAGAGCTTCGTGGAAATCTACAAGAAATTATGTTGGGTTATTCCGATTCAAATAAGGATGCGGGTATCGCAACTAGCCAGTGGGAAATTCACAGAGCACAACGCAAGTTGCGAGATGTCGCAATCAAGCACGGCGTTAAGTTACGACTATTTCATGGTCGCGGTGGCTCTGTTGGTCGCGGTGGTGGTCCAACCTATGACGCACTCGTTGCTCTGCCATGGGGATCAATTGATGGACAAATTAAAATGACTGAACAAGGCGAAGTCATTAGCGATAAGTACGCTTTGGCATCTCTTGCTCGCGAAAACATTGAGTTGATGCTTGCAGCATCCCTTGAAGCCACAGTTCTAAACCGCGCACCACGTCAAAGCCAAGAGAGTTTGGATAAGTGGAATTCATGCATGGAACTGATCAGTGAGAATTCTTTTACTCGCTACCGCTCCTTAATTGATCATCCAGATTTACCGGCTTATTTCTATGCATCAACTCCTGTTGAACAACTCGGTGAAATGATGTTGGGTTCTAGACCATCAAGACGTCCTGATGCCGCCGGCGGATTAGATAGTTTGCGCGCAATTCCGTGGGTATTTGGTTGGACTCAATCTCGCCAAATTGTTCCTGGTTGGTTTGGCGTTGGCAGCGGATTAAAAGCAGCACGTGAAGCGGGCAAATCAGATGTTATTCAAGAGATGCTGGCCAACTGGCACTTCTTCCACACATTTATTAGCAACGTTGAGATGACCTTAGCAAAGACTGATTTAGAGATGGCAAAGCGTTATGTCCAAGCACTTGTTCCAAAAGAGTTACATCACTTCTTAGATGTAATCGCAGAAGAGTTTAAATTAACCTGTGAAGAAATCCTTAAAGTAACTAAGAAAGACTCTCTCTTGGGAGATCAACCGATTTTGGCCCGTACTCTTCAGGTGCGCGATGCCTATCTTGCGCCTTTGCATCTACTTCAGGTCAATTTGCTCGAGCGGGTACGCGATCATGATGGTGAAGTTGATCCCATGTTGCAACGTGCTCTCTTGTTAACAATTAATGGCGTCGCAGCAGGCCTTCGAAATACAGGTTGA